The genomic region AAGTAGCCAGCAAATTCATGGCGAGGAGTACCatccatttccacactcaaaagaTGCAACACATCCAAGGAGAAAAAGATGATCCAGACAATGAGAACTCAAGAGTTCACCCTAGAACAACTTAAAACACGCAAGGCACAACTCCTGCTCAAGTTCAAGACTCATGATCCTTTCTACTCAATcagatcatcatcgtcatcaggaAGAGGTTGTGCAGCTGCTGCAGCAAGCTCAGCTTCATGCCTGAGCAAATGAAAAGTGAATCAGTTCCCGCAATATTTCAAATTGAGGAGACACATTAAAAGGATAGTAGGACCATAATGATTATAAGTTGGATGAAGACAAAAGGTGACACTCACTGCTGCTGCATAGCCATGTCGATGGTAACTTCCGGAGGCTTAAGAGCAACAGCTTCAACAAAGTGAAGGTTCGGATCACTGTTAAAAACAAAGACATTGTCAAGAACAAACATAGAGTGGTAATTGGTTGTGACTACTAAATGCAATGCACAGAAGAAGGGTAGTCAATTACCCAGCCAGCTTCCTTGCGAGGTACAGGAAAGGTTTCTCAAAGTTGTAGTTGCTCTTGGCAGAAATTTCATAGTACTGCAGATTCTTCTTCCTGTGGAAAGTAACCTGCTTGGCTTTGACCTGCCTGTTCTTCACATCAACCTTATTACCGCAGAGGACAATGGGGATGTTTTCACAGACCCTGCATGAATTCATAACTGGACATCAAAATTTTCCAACAAAATTATACATCAGTACAAGTTTACGACAAAGAAAGACATCAACATACCTGCACAGGTCCCTATGCCACGTAGGAACATTCTTGTAAGTAAGCCTTGAGGTTACATCAAACATGATGATCGCACACTGGCCATGGATACTGAATGGGAACAAAAAACAGAAAGAGCATCAGAGAATGTAACAAAAATAGTTAAGTACTAAAAGTATACATTGATTTTACAGCATATGTACACACATTATTTCAGACATCACGAATAATACTTACTAGTATCCATCCCTGAGGCCACCAAACTTCTCTTGCCCTGCGGTATCCCAGCAGTAGAACCTGATCTTACCACAGTTAGTGGTGAAATCCAACGGATGAACTTCCACACCAATGGTTGctgaaacaacaaaatgcattagagAACCTGGAAGTATTAATGATGATAACTAAATGAAGAAAATCCCAATCAATGTGGTACTTACGTTCATATTTCTTCTCAAACTCTCCAGTGAGATGCCTCTTCACAAATGTAGTTTTACCTGCAACAAGAAAACATCAGTGATAAAAGTCATACAGGTCAACAGATGAGAATATAATAGGACAGGTGTGATGTAGAGAATATAAATATTATTGAATCTAAAGCCTACAAGGGCGCCATAACAACTGAAATTCAAACCATCTAGCTTATGAAGGTTGCAGATAAATGTAACTGACATCCTAACAGACAAAAGAGTATTCAACAAACAACCATGTTATTTCCATTCAAGAGTCGTGCGACGACAGAATTTCTATGCTATAAGGATTCAAAATATTTGAAACACGAAATGAAGAACCTCCGCCTCAAGTTTAGTTTCATTGCATCACATTTGAGGCCTTACATTGAATAGCAAACGGATTTGATACAACACAGAATATGATAATAAAAGCGAAATACAAATACAAGTTCTTACAATTTTTTTGAAGTGTTAATACGACATTAGGTAGAGGGTAAGGAGACTCTATGATCCTAAGGTACAATATATTTCTATAGATTACTATATGCGAATATGAATTCTATTGAGTGGAAACAACTACGGCATAAACGTGATTAGGAATCAGTACTAGTGGAACTGTGTAATATTCCAGTCACGTCACGGAGGTCGTGAGGACACTATGGGAGGCAGCCACTATAATTCTAAGAGGCATAATATCAACAGATTGCACACAGCGCCCAAGTCCAATCTGCCAGATCTCGTAGAAACATCAGCAGCTTCTACCATTTCTAACAACCAATGGAGACACGGAGCCATTCGGAAACTCACCAGTTCCACCATCGCCGACGATGACGAGCTTG from Zea mays cultivar B73 chromosome 6, Zm-B73-REFERENCE-NAM-5.0, whole genome shotgun sequence harbors:
- the LOC103630761 gene encoding GTP-binding nuclear protein Ran-2, coding for MSWAVSSCWPLANTRYSPRGPHPNHITVRIGRSEISRGTKASRLPSVGHNSCVHSKLSSPAVASKEQQQATAAIKPSASTGGSPNSVSNSRVLLLSDPELRRPQHQARPPSRVTEMALPNQGTVDYPSFKLVIVGDGGTGKTTFVKRHLTGEFEKKYEPTIGVEVHPLDFTTNCGKIRFYCWDTAGQEKFGGLRDGYYIHGQCAIIMFDVTSRLTYKNVPTWHRDLCRVCENIPIVLCGNKVDVKNRQVKAKQVTFHRKKNLQYYEISAKSNYNFEKPFLYLARKLAGDPNLHFVEAVALKPPEVTIDMAMQQQHEAELAAAAAQPLPDDDDDLIE